In Macrobrachium rosenbergii isolate ZJJX-2024 chromosome 16, ASM4041242v1, whole genome shotgun sequence, a single genomic region encodes these proteins:
- the LOC136847327 gene encoding uncharacterized protein isoform X1: protein MGWSLTFSLILLECIHSALAYPLPQDELDREGRRSGSEEYMGVVIGAATILCSITILLACVCCKRSGFKELDSVSSRVAGSTSTINQHGPQEEFTMFPPPGISQLSMSTTHINFEPLPDIRPRSGSRRDQRITDKTLPASFPNQVLAGLPTDEWFAEPHQNFPRNQLQYVKEIGKGWFGHVLEGRATGIYSDHTKGDSPVSSSLSPSSLSRGQTPVAVKVLREDATPTEQMYFLHELRPYRDLTHPNVLKVLAQCLETEPFLILLQLCPKGDLKAVVRNDKKLTDAALLRMILDVASGLQHMHANNFIHTDLAARNCVVDEDYTVKIGDYGYNIDFYKAEYYCAGEVALPLRWCSPETLKCTDTTIETKEVTKPANVWSFGVIMWEIASRGLMPYTNLDDDRVIQDVIIDHSTILEPPKGLELHAEKIYNIMKLSWSPVSSRPPIDHLTSLLSHLWENQSVTSHDATSMNDFEFRWNQLQQRQSHNHSITHGANTLDLRFESDFNLSTPYGGHMSGALSPSLQNLHGSVEDLDAKMAAKFGSAMPSWLGMEPGQPMDSLTREITDAILKLDDYLAGEKSEPSTAVTSPEKDGVNFKLGKDSFVSHPPESKLVHAMSGSGHPSLTRSLSEGDEEGFTMRLEQGEFTEMVRLKSQSVQDFMRLTVVDDGSDSDNASQRNSLAFEPVNKPLASEKSYSSEGNIREALRDVRFMGDLERLQAEHKYSIITEASRENPSSIEFRGQEYNFDKPLSTSDIQGDFLEAGSTDKLATSVDSDNSNIFSDKQNGEQDPFLGEVISSACTEERIPNAYPIPGKESESSSGFVNNSVVPKALSASPDFVVSSREKKPIALPDIVVHDSSVKLSTPSPPPEDSPVKVVNASQPKEFRVVFAENISVCDSNVNNEKGSESVSFSENIKENKLQASLCEADKNQRADDMGKKNKQSGEFVNSVKREEPTSKKEEIIKFLDFVQENPRLQLSSTPLKPPSFEVAPQVLGSDEHKIIEEMSSSEESSLENSDNEESGDFSSGVVGVDPDNSGVKQRLVFGYQSERSRKDSGSSSHSSSSSNDSSSDIESSDEEDCENENNNVESGKSEAPSYKPEQVIKGEEVVIGALEDYSLDLFKAVKSTAPNLPTSHSNKTECDTLLESSKDGISHVDNIEYDLEKWDEFLGDRLNQERCESDVIFKESSTSDFDIKMDDSNDLLGETFNLTSTGAKQSGFNSQAQFEKTEKSILDLSSTFEHSTCGEIQNILKDDSIEQVADTSRPTVNTDLFFGDSDSTISIGKGISQENGMSESSKPLSSSEVLGVYDQVQSKSNDSFFTVVSPSVVTEFESLETSESFQTPASKMVESHIISSRSVVQMSEKDNESSSLECSATEKGRNSDVLGNESSCVTDTLDSFTYKRELSVDNSCDILEGIATNNKAQSFVRAEVSQSPSAEVVKSGEVPGNLSSTGESGADKDEVDSASFTRKVNETFVVCEDSTSSTTQTLDKKGLEPKETKAPDVLNLENIGSVTSTESAQLILKSFGPATQTNLILRDDDDLSPSAYQGKFKAGDCWSSRESQDSAVEPDEAENGEFWQQQMMAWQQAAFQTRQLLQQATCSGSDATLASLKSSREDLEASPTSDTSSSKSPYSSTDMLNLDDEGTYVSYNTTDDEEVLGYKPEDINALRAELSLKLGGLQDERDQLEPSEPDDPSAGERENVVINYRGIVTTTLSPIKEESFLDEDDSPVRKVSRSNSSSGFPMSVSLELEEPLKNMLSQCAEKGSDTFVIKEEVNCDADNKGISLSEFAFAEDLDETEDKESGTVNTSLISSPVIRQDATTTSEVSVDGKEEPKSLENTHNSLILEDLENENGPSSIQIYEGDDVDADDVLVVDTITNEATIVEGGIPRSHLAFMTDKQQPDPSDVQPFPYDDSDDVALESIPSVSSSRFDELRHQEQLSINKASWDSHHAAEDQTCNGGSESKPGEGLVNGFVTSDENIDGGKENSENYESPQGIQVPHYHSYFTSALSTISHPSASLEEPPLFEPVEHISLPYDVNYPAAGEHLQSLDDVSEKEEEEENKQVSDDEEDELESERPIKLNFLGRLYSGDSEELNGTPAKTSIVGEPPLAPDLKEGTSTAKMNDAEASDLSDLNKMTSAEFLASKKYQINDNEDIEEHIVVEPGYEEDSDDDDDGMALTPGKLSNVQFRMNTRDPCYTPDWESDSESDEESSSTSGEFMWKEDEEKHDGEDLQETKPGEECQQSNYTLDVIEEEAEDGDYDDGCSDDSESGEEEFTPSKWNRDLTPSHSLLKSPQNKSSLKKSVRWKRQRHHRVYEYPPEPRSWEPTPTESHHRRSWGRSSLDYLSLADWDLGDDFVADDSGDMDDYVYRKPTRPAPPPPIYTLGSIAYDDTAEGFLEENGEFFIRSSGSPFTFTSSSFSASDFFPGTTYYSEQDHRDILPDPIADEIASEMAEPHLIPDSSQSGDSSSNLHMNKYLVIDDEMEQSSPTNTGLGQLRHTRDKLRLEIPTISVASDGTKVTGAFTLGSEQSEYGNYSGQDISSAVKQTRSEPEVSEV, encoded by the exons CCATAAATCAACATGGCCCTCAGGAGGAATTCACGATGTTCCCTCCTCCGGGAATATCGCAACTTTCGATGTCTACCACGCAC ATTAATTTCGAGCCCTTACCGGACATCCGGCCTCGTTCTGGCTCTCGGCGAGATCAGAGGATCACGGATAAGACGTTACCTGCGTCTTTCCCCAACCAGGTGTTGGCAGGCCTACCTACAGATGAATGGTTTG CTGAGCCACATCAGAATTTCCCGCGAAATCAACTCCAGTATGTGAAAGAAATCGGGAAGGGATGGTTTGGCCAT GTGTTGGAAGGGCGGGCAACTGGGATCTACAGTGATCATACGAAAGGAGATTCTCCTGTATCATCGTCCCTGAGCCCTAGTTCCCTCTCGCGAGGGCAGACCCCCGTGGCTGTGAAGGTTCTCAGAGAAGATGCTACTCCCACCGAGCAAATGTATTTTCTACATGAGCTCCGCCCTTACCGGGACCTCACTCATCCAAACGTTTTGAAAGTCCTTGCTCAGTGTTTAGAAACAGAACCCTTTTTGATATTATTGCAACTTTGTCCCAAG GGAGATCTGAAGGCAGTGGTGCGGAACGACAAGAAACTTACAGATGCAGCTTTGTTACGGATGATATTGGATGTGGCTTCTGGACTCCAGCACATGCATGCCAATAACTTCATTCACAC GGATCTTGCAGCAAGAAACTGCGTAGTTGATGAGGATTATACGGTCAAAATTGGTGATTATGGGTACAACATAGATTTTTATAAG GCTGAATATTATTGTGCTGGAGAAGTTGCATTACCTCTAAGATGGTGCTCTCCGGAAACACTTAAATGCACAGATACCACTATAGAAACAAAAGAG GTTACAAAGCCTGCTAATGTGTGGAGCTTTGGAGTCATAATGTGGGAAATTGCTAGTCGAGGATTGATGCCTTACACCAATCTTGATGACGATCGTGTCATACAAGATGTAATTATTGATCATTCAACCATCCTGGAACCCCCAAAAGGCCTTGAATTACATGCCGAGAAAAT ATACAACATCATGAAACTGAGTTGGTCTCCTGTGTCGTCACGTCCGCCCATAGATCATCTTACCTCGTTATTGTCGCACCTTTGGGAAAACCAGTCTGTAACTTCCCATGATGCTACCTCAATGAATGACTTTGAATTTCGATGGAATCAACTACAGCAGCGCCAGTCTCATAATCACAGCATCACTCATGGTGCAAATACACTGGACTTGAG GTTTGAGAGTGACTTCAATTTATCAACTCCTTATGGTGGTCACATGAGTGGGGCATTATCTCCAAGCCTTCAGAACTTACATGGCTCTGTGGAAGACTTAGATGCAAAAATGGCTGCCAAGTTTGGGTCAGCCATGCCTTCATGGCTGGGAATGGAACCTGGTCAGCCAATGGACAGTTTAACAAGGGAAATAACTGATGCCATCTTGAAGTTGGACGACTATCTTGCAGGAGAGAAAAGTGAGCCAAGCACCGCAGTGACGTCACCTGAAAAGGATGGCGTTAATTTCAAGTTGGGGAAAGATTCTTTTGTTTCTCATCCGCCAGAGTCAAAATTGGTGCATGCAATGAGTGGGAGTGGCCACCCAAGTTTGACCAGATCTTTGTCTGAGGGAGATGAAGAGGGTTTCACTATGAGACTTGAGCAGGGTGAATTTACTGAAATGGTGCGCTTGAAAAGTCAGAGTGTCCAAGATTTCATGAGGCTGACTGTAGTAGATGACGGAAGTGATTCTGATAATGCTAGTCAGAGGAATTCCCTAGCCTTTGAACCAGTCAACAAACCATTAGCGTCAGAGAAGTCCTACTCGAGTGAAGGAAATATCAGAGAAGCTCTGAGAGACGTCAGGTTCATGGGAGATTTGGAAAGACTACAGGCAGAACATAAGTATTCGATAATAACAGAAGCAAGTCGTGAGAATCCATCATCTATAGAATTCAGAGGTCAGGAATATAATTTCGATAAGCCATTAAGCACGTCAGATATCCAAGGGGATTTTCTGGAAGCTGGATCAACAGACAAACTTGCAACTAGTGTAGATTCTGATAATTCAAATATCTTCAGTGATAAACAAAATGGTGAACAGGATCCTTTTTTAGGTGAAGTTATCTCCTCTGCTTGTACAGAGGAGAGGATCCCTAATGCTTATCCCATTCCTGGTAAGGAAAGTGAATCTTCTAGTGGTTTTGTTAACAACTCTGTGGTACCCAAAGCTTTATCAGCATCTCCAGATTTTGTGGTTTCATCTCGAGAGAAGAAGCCCATTGCCTTACCAGATATCGTTGTTCATGATTCATCTGTCAAACTGAGCACACCTAGTCCACCTCCAGAAGATAGCCCAGTGAAAGTTGTTAATGCCAGTCAGCCAAAAGAATTTCGAGTGGTGTTTGCAGAAAACATTTCAGTTTGTGATAGtaatgttaataatgaaaaaggaaGTGAGTCAGTATCCTTTAgtgaaaacattaaagaaaacaagtTGCAAGCATCACTGTGTGAAGCTGACAAAAACCAAAGGGCAGATGATAtggggaagaaaaataaacagagtggAGAGTTTGTAAATAGTGTCAAAAGGGAGGAGCCTACtagtaaaaaggaagaaataatcaaATTCTTAGACTTTGTTCAAGAAAATCCAAGGCTTCAGTTGTCAAGCACACCATTGAAACCTCCCTCATTTGAGGTAGCTCCACAGGTATTAGGAAGTGATGAACATAAGATAATAGAGGAGATGAGTAGCAGTGAGGAATCCAGCTTGGAAAATTCAGACAACGAAGAGAGTGGGGATTTTTCAAGTGGAGTAGTTGGAGTTGACCCAGATAATTCAGGAGTGAAGCAGAGACTAGTGTTTGGATATCAGAGTGAGAGAAGCCGTAAAGACAGTGGCAGTAGCAGtcatagtagtagtagcagtaatgaCAGCAGCAGTGACATTGAAAGTTCTGATGAAGAGGACTgtgagaatgaaaataataatgtggAATCTGGAAAATCAGAAGCACCCAGCTATAAGCCAGAGCAAGTTATCAAAGGAGAGGAGGTTGTCATTGGGGCTTTAGAGGATTATTCGCTAGATTTATTTAAGGCTGTGAAATCCACAGCACCAAATTTACCTACCAGTCATTCAAATAAAACTGAGTGTGATACATTGCTGGAATCTAGTAAAGATGGAATTAGTCATGTAGATAATATAGAATATGATCTCGAGAAATGGGATGAATTTCTTGGAGACAGGTTGAATCAAGAAAGATGTGAATCTGATGTCATTTTTAAAGAGAGTTCAACAAGTGACTTTGATATCAAAATGGATGATTCCAATGACCTACTGGGTGAAACATTCAATCTGACTTCTACTGGTGCAAAACAAAGTGGATTTAATAGTCAAGCACAatttgaaaaaacagaaaagtccATATTAGACCTAAGTAGCACATTTGAACATAGCACATGTGGTGAAATTCAAAACATATTAAAAGATGATAGCATAGAACAAGTTGCAGATACAAGCAGGCCTACTGTtaatacagatttattttttggcGATTCTGATTCAACCATAAGTATCGGCAAAGGAATTTCTCAAGAAAATGGTATGAGTGAGTCTTCTAAGCCCCTTTCTTCAAGTGAAGTTTTAGGAGTTTATGATCAGGTACAGTCCAAGTCTAATGACTCATTTTTTACAGTGGTATCCCCTTCAGTAGTGACAGAGTTTGAATCACTTGAAACCTCAGAATCATTTCAGACTCCAGCTAGTAAAATGGTTGAATCTCATATAATATCATCACGTTCTGTTGTGCAAATGTCTGAAAAGGATAACGAGAGTTCCTCTTTAGAATGTAGTGctacagaaaaaggaagaaatagtgATGTTCTGGGTAATGAGAGCTCTTGTGTTACTGACACTTTGGATTCATTTACTTACAAGAGAGAATTGTCAGTTGACAACAGCTGTGATATCTTAGAGGGCATTGCCACGAATAATAAGGCCCAGAGTTTTGTCAGAGCTGAAGTCAGTCAAAGTCCAAGTGCAGAAGTTGTAAAATCAGGCGAAGTCCCAGGCAATTTGTCCAGTACAGGGGAATCAGGTGCTGATAAAGATGAGGTTGATAGTGCGTCATTTACCAGAAAGGTCAATGAAACTTTTGTAGTTTGTGAGGACAGCACATCATCAACAACACAAACTTTGGACAAGAAGGGTTTGGAACCTAAGGAAACTAAGGCTCCAGATGTTTTAAATCTTGAGAATATTGGATCTGTTACATCAACAGAATCTGCACAGCTAATCTTGAAATCATTTGGACCTGCTAcccaaacaaatttaattttgagggatgatgatgatttatcCCCAAGTGCTTACCAGGGAAAATTCAAGGCTGGAGACTGTTGGTCATCCAGGGAAAGTCAGGACTCTGCCGTAGAACCCGATGAAGCAGAAAATGGGGAATTTTGGCAACAGCAAATGATGGCTTGGCAGCAGGCAGCATTTCAGACTCGTCAGCTCTTACAGCAAGCCACTTGCAGTGGGAGTGACGCTACACTTGCAAGCTTGAAAAGTTCTAGGGAAGATCTGGAAGCCAGTCCCACAAGTGATACATCATCCTCCAAAAGCCCTTATTCCTCTACAGATATGCTTAATTTAGATGATGAAGGTACTTATGTATCTTACAACACTACAGATGATGAAGAAGTTCTAGGCTACAAGCCAGAGGACATCAATGCTTTGCGTGCTGAGCTGAGCTTGAAATTAGGTGGCCTCCAAGATGAAAGAGACCAACTAGAACCAAGTGAGCCTGATGATCCTtcagcaggggagagagagaatgttgttatTAATTACAGAGGCATCGTCACAACAACATTATCTCCAATCAAGGAGGAAAGTTTTCTAGATGAAGATGATTCTCCAGTTAGGAAAGTGAGCAGAAGCAATAGCAGTTCTGGTTTTCCTATGTCTGTAAGCTTGGAACTAGAGGAACCATTGAAAAATATGTTGAGTCAGTGTGCAGAAAAGGGTAGTGATACTTTTGTCATCAAAGAAGAAGTAAATTGTGATGCTGATAATAAAGGGATTAGTTTAAGTGAATTTGCTTTTGCAGAAGATTTAGATGAGACTGAAGATAAAGAATCTGGTACAGTGAACACCAGCCTCATTTCTTCCCCTGTCATTAGACAGGATGCAACAACTACCTCAGAAGTTAGTGTAGATGGTAAAGAGGAACCTAAAAGCTTAGAGAATACCCATAATAGTCTCATTCTTGAAGatctagaaaatgaaaatggtccCTCTTCAATACAGATTTACGAAGGTGACGACGTAGATGCTGATGATGTTTTAGTCGTTGACACAATCACCAATGAAGCCACCATCGTTGAAGGTGGGATACCCAGGAGCCATTTGGCATTTATGACAGATAAGCAGCAGCCAGATCCATCAGATGTTCAGCCATTCCCCTACGATGATTCAGATGATGTTGCACTAGAGTCAATTCCTTCAGTTAGTAGCTCAAGATTTGATGAACTGAGGCACCAAGAGCAGCTTTCTATCAACAAAGCATCTTGGGATAGTCATCATGCAGCTGAGGATCAAACCTGTAATGGAGGTTCTGAGTCTAAACCTGGAGAGGGGTTAGTCAATGGCTTTGTTACATCTGATGAAAATATagatggaggaaaggaaaacaGCGAAAATTATGAATCTCCTCAGGGAATTCAGGTACCACATTACCATTCGTACTTCACTTCAGCTTTGAGTACAATATCCCATCCAAGTGCCAGTCTAGAGGAACCCCCGCTGTTTGAGCCCGTAGAACACATATCTCTCCCATATGATGTGAATTACCCAGCTGCAGGTGAGCATTTGCAGAGCTTAGATGATGTTAgtgaaaaagaggaggaagaggaaaacaagCAGGTTAgtgatgatgaagaggatgaacTAGAATCAGAGCGTCctatcaaattaaattttttaggCCGCTTGTACTCTGGTGATTCTGAAGAGCTGAATGGGACACCTGCTAAAACCAGTATAGTGGGGGAGCCACCATTAGCCCCAGATTTGAAAGAAGGAACTAGCACTGCCAAGATGAATGATGCAGAAGCTTCTGATTTAAGTGACCTCAACAAGATGACTTCAGCAGAATTTCTGGCTTCAAAGAAATATCAG ATAAACGATAATGAAGATATAGAGGAGCATATAGTAGTAGAACCAGGTTATGAAGAGgattcagatgatgatgatgatggcatggCATTAACTCCTGGAAAGTTAAGCAATGTTCAGTTCCGCATGAACACCCGAGACCCTTGCTACACCCCAGATTGGGAAAGTGACTCTGAGAGTGATGAAGAGAGTTCGTCCACTAGTGGGGAATTCATGTGGAAG GAGGATGAGGAAAAGCATGATGGGGAAGACCTTCAAGAAACAAAG CCTGGGGAAGAGTGTCAGCAGTCTAATTACACCTTAGACGTGATAGAGGAGGAGGCTGAAGATGGAGACTACGATGATGGATGCAGTGATGATTCTGAGAGCGGAGAAGAAGAATTTACCCCTTCTAAATGGAACAGAGACCTaaccccttcccactcccttctTAAGAGTCCTCAAAACAAATCT AGCTTAAAGAAAAGTGTCAGGTGGAAACGTCAGCGCCATCATCGTGTATACGAGTATCCCCCTGAACCAAGGTCCTGGGAGCCCACACCAACTGAATCCCATCACCGTCGTTCTTGGGGACGGTCATCTCTAGATTACCTCAGCCTAGCAG ACTGGGATTTAGGTGATGACTTTGTAGCAGATGATAGTGGAGACATGGATGATTATGTATACAGGAAACCTACCAGACCAGCACCACCGCCACCTATTTATACCCTAGGGTCTATAGCTTACGATGATACTGCAGAAG GATTTTTAGAAGAAAATGGTGAGTTTTTCATTCGATCGTCTGGGTCACCCTTCACATTTACAAGTTCCTCTTTTTCGGCATCCGATTTTTTCCCTGGAACCACATACTATAGTGAACAGGATCACAGGGATATTTTGCCTGATCCCATTGCTGACGAAATAGCGAGTGAAATGGCAGAACCTCATTTGATACCAGACTCTTCCCAGTCAGGAGACAGCAGTAGTAATTTACACATGAATAAGTATTTGGTTATAGATGATGAAATGGAACAGTCATCTCCTACCAATACTGGCTTGGGCCAGCTACGACACACGAGAGATAAACTGCGTCTAGAGATACCCACGATTTCAGTAGCTAGTGATGGTACCAAAGTCACAGGAGCATTTACTCTTGGTAGTGAACAGAGTGAATATGGAAACTACAGTGGGCAAGATATTTCATCTGCAGTCAAACAAACGAGAAGTGAACCTGAAGTGAGTGAGGTTTGA